The DNA sequence TGCTTCATCATCTTGTTCATATCCCCAGACATGACACCTTGCATAAGCTGTTTGGCCTGGTTAAAGTCTTTGATGAATTTATTGACTTCGACAAAGGTATTTCCAGAACCTGCAGCGATACGACGGCGACGACTTGGATTTAACAAATCAGGGTTTTCACGCTCCTCAGGTGTCATCGAAGATACGATGGCACGTTTGCGCGCAATCTGACGCTCATCCACCTTCATATTTTGAAGGGCAGGGTTGTTAGCCATACCTGGAATCATCTTGAGCAAGTCTTCCATTGGTCCCATGTTTTGCACCTGATCCAATTGATCAATGAAATCATTGAAATCAAAGGTGTTTTCACGCATCTTTTCAGCCATTTCAAGGGCTTTCTGCTCATCGTATTCCTGAGAAGCTTTCTCAATCAATGTCAGCATATCCCCCATGCCAAGGATACGGCTTGACATACGGTCTGGGTGGAAGGTTTCGATATCTGTAATCTTTTCACCCGTACCAGTGAACTTGATAGGTTTACCAGTGATGTGGCGAACAGACAAAGCCGCACCACCACGAGTATCCCCATCAATCTTGGTAAGGATAACACCAGTCACTTCTAACTGAGCATTAAACTCACGGGCAACATTAGCCGCTTCCTGACCAATCATGGCGTCCACTACGAGTAGAATTTCGTTTGGTTGGGCCAATGCTTTTACGTCACGAAGCTCATTCATTAGGAGCTCATCAATCTGTAAACGACCTGCCGTATCGATCAAGACATAGTCGTTATGATTGGCTTGTGCTTGCTCCAAACCTTGACGAACAATCTCAACAGCTGGTACTTCTGTTCCAAGAGCGAAAACAGGAACATCAATCTGCTGTCCAAGTGTTTTCAGCTGATCGATGGCTGCTGGACGATAAATATCTGCCGCAATCATCAAAGGACGAGCATTTTCTTCCTTCTTGAGTTTATTAGCCAGCTTACCAGCAAATGTCGTTTTACCAGCCCCTTGCAAACCGACCATCATAATAATCGTAGGAATCTTAGGTGACTTGATAATTTCAGCCGTATCAGATCCTAAAATGGCTGTCAATTCCTCATCAACTATTTTGATAATCTGTTGTGCTGGATTAAGGGTATCAATGACCTCGTGCCCTACTGCACGCTCACGAACCTTCTTGATAAAATCCTTTACAACAGGCAAAGCAACGTCGGCTTCCAGCAAGGCCAAACGAATCTCTTTGGTTGCTTCTTGGACATCAGCCTCAGAAATTTTTCCCTTTTTACGTAGATTTTTAAAGACGTTCTGCAAACGTTCTGTTAAACTTTCAAATGCCATTTTTCTTCCTCTTATTCTCTATTATCAATGCTTGTTAAGACTTCTATCTGCTCCTGCAGAAAGTCATCCTTAGGATAACGCTCCAAGATCTGGTCAAAAATCTGACTGCGGACAATGTAGTCCGAATACATGTGCAATTTCATCTCATAATCTTCTAGAATCTTTTCCGTCCGCTTGATATTATCATAAACAGCTTGACGACTGACACCGAACTCTTCAGCAATCTCAGCAAGACTGTAGTCATCAGCATAGTAGAGTTCAATATAGTTCATCTGCTTGTCTGTCAAAAGCGCAGCATAAAATTCAAAAAGCGCATTCATACGATTGGTTTTTTCGATTTCCATAACCTTTATTATACCAAAAAAACGATTATACTGCTAGAGTAGAAGCACTTCAAATAGAACAAGAAGAAAAAAGAACCTTGCAAGGCAAGATTCTTTTAGTGTCTGACTTAAATAATTGTTCTTCTGGGAACTTAATCGAATTAAGCTTCGATTTCTGTAACCATACCTGAACCAACAGTACGTCCACCCTCACGGATAGAGAATGTAGTACCTTGTTCTACGGCGATTGGGTGGATCAACTCAACGTCGATAGTCACGTTATCACCAGGCATTACCATTTCAGTACCTGCTGGAAGTTCGATTGAACCTGTAACGTCAGTAGTACGGAAGTAGAATTGTGGACGGTAGTTGTTGAAGAATGGAGTGTGACGTCCACCTTCTTCTTTAGTAAGGATGTAGACTTCACCTTTGAATTTAGTGTGTGGGTTGATTGAACCTGGTTTAGCGATAACTTGTCCACGTTCGATTTCATCACGTTGAATACCACGAAGAAGGACACCTACGTTATCTCCGGCAAGACCTTCATCAAGTTGTTTACGGAACATTTCAACACCAGTAACAACTGCTTTTTGAGTTTCGTCTTTGATACCAACGATTTCGATTTCGTCGTTGACACGAACAGTACCACGGTCGATACGTCCTGAAGCAACAGTACCACGTCCAGTGATTGAGAATACGTCTTCGACTGGGAGAAGCAATGGTTTATCTGTATCACGTTCTGGTTCTGGGATGTACTCATCAACAGTATCCATCAATTCCATGATGATATCTTCGTATTTAGTATCACCTTCAAGTGCTTTAAGAGCTGAACCTTGGATAACTGGAAGATCGTCACCTGGGAAGTCGTATTCTGACAAGAGGTCACGGATTTCCATTTCAACCAATTCAAGCAATTCTTCGTCGTCTACCAAGTCAATTTTGTTCATGAAGACGATAAGGTGTTTAACACCAACTTGACGTGAAAGAAGGATGTGTTCACGAGTTTGTGGCATTGGTCCGTCAGTTGAAGCTACTACAAGGATAGCTCCGTCCATTTGAGCGGCACCAGTGATCATGTTTTTAACGTAGTCCGCGTGTCCTGGAGCGTCGATGTGAGCATAGTGACGTTTTGCAGTTTCATACTCAACGTGCGCAGTGTTGATAGTGATACCGCGTTCGCGTTCTTCTGGAGCAGCATCGATAGACGCATAGTCTTTAGGTTGGTTAACTGCTGAAGGCAAGCGACGTGCCAAAACAGTTGTGATAGCTGCAGTCAAAGTAGTTTTACCGTGGTCAACGTGTCCGATAGTACCAATGTTAACGTGTGGTTTACTACGATCGTATTTTTCTTTTGCCATTTGAGTAAAAGCCTCCAATAAAATATATTTTATAGATAGACAGTAGGCAATACAGTCTAACTTTCCTTACTATTTTATCAAATTTCTGCTAAATTGCAAGTGTTTTACCCATATTTTATGAATTAATCTGAATCTTACAAAGTGCTGTTCTTCTGCTTCTTTATACAATTCAAGCTTATTTCATTCTAGCGGTATTATGCTCACAAAAAAATCAGGTTCCCCTGATTCTAAATAGATTCTGATTTTTCCAGTTCTTTAGCTTCCTTATGATTTTCATATAATTTCGCCAAGAACTTAGTGATTTCTTTGAGAATAGAATAGGTTGGCACTGCTACAATCATCCCTATGACGCCGTAGATATTACTTGACAGTAAGAGGAGTACCAAAATCGTAATCGGGTGTACTTTCATAACCCCTCCAACGATACGTGGATAGAGAACATTTCCATCAATCTGTTGAATAATAAGCATATAAGCAACCGCAATCAACATACGATGAGGATCCGTGAACACATTGGCAATCACCATTGGAATCAAGCCGATACTTGGACCGACATAAGGAATCAAATTTGCGATTCCAGAGAAAATAGCAAAAACAAGGGCGTACTTTAATCCGATAACGCTATAGCCGATATAGGCTAAACATCCGATAATAACGGCATCAATTGCAATTCCACTGATGTAGCGCGCTATGGTTGCATTGAGATTAGTTAAGAGGCTAGAGAGATTTAATTTATCATGTTTTAAAACAGTTCGTTCCAACATAGGTAGCAACTTATGACCATCCAACAAGAAATAAACCAAAAATACAGGGGTCATAATGAGAATCAGAACCGTGCTAAACAAGGCTGAAAGAACGCTTCCTAAACTGTTGCTGACGCTGTTAAGAATATTCTGTAGGATATCCACATAGGAGAGATTAAGTTGTTGAATGGTTTGTTGAATATCAATATTTTGGAAGACTGGATTCATGGACAAATCAATGATCAAATCTTGTAGTCTACTATAGATGTTTTGACTAGAAATAATCAAGCTTGTCAACTGATTAATCAAAATCGGTAAGAGATAAACAACACCTACAACGATGGCACCAATTAAAGCACAGAGAGTGACCAAGACACCAATTAGACGATTAATCTTACATCTCTTTTCTAAAAAGGTAACGATTGGATTGGTAATGTAGTAAAAAAATCCACCAAGCAAAAATGGAATCATAATGGTATTAACAACCGTCACAAAGGGAGTAATGATGGCCCCCATTTCTCTCCAAAGATAGAAAATTAGTGTTAATAATAAAATTTCAGCTGTCCAAAAAAATAATTTGTTTCTACGGAACATAGGTATCCTCCTCTATTTATTTTATCATATTTCTTCAAAAGATAAGATGGCTTTAGTATAAAAGTGAGAATATTTTTTTTCTTTATGATAAAATAAAGCTAATATGAAAAAAATAATTCTATCTTTTATAACACTTTTTGTTTTTGGAACAGTTTCTACTGTTTCTGCTCAGGAGTTTGATGTTGCTGCTAAACATGCCATTGCTGTCGAGGCTACGACTGGAAAAATCCTCTACGAAAAAGATGCAAAGCAGCCTGTAGAAATTGCTTCTATTACGAAACTAGTTACAGTTTATTTGGTCTATGAAGCCTTGGAACAAGGGACTATCAGTCTGTCAACACCTGTTGATATTTCGGACTATCCTTACAAACTTACAACTAATTCTGAGGCCAGTAACGTCCCTATGGAAGCTCGAAATTATACTGTTGAACAACTATTAGAGGCTACAATGGTATCCAGTGCAAACAGCGCTGCGATTGCGCTAGCAGAAAAGATTGCTGGTTCTGAGAAAGACTTTGTAGACAAGATGAGGGCTAAACTTCTTGAATGGGGAATCCAAGATGCAACTATTGTAAACACAACTGGTTTAAATAATGAGACCCTTGGCGATAATATCTATCCAGGTTCTAAAAAAGACGATGAAAACAAGTTGAGTGCATACGACGTTGCAATCGTCGCTCGTAATCTCATCCGAGATTATCCTCAAGTTTTGGAAATCACTAAAAAGCCAACTTCTACTTTTGCTGGACTTGAAATTCACTCAACCAACTATATGTTGGAAGGAATGCCAGCCTATCGTGGTGGTGTCGACGGTTTGAAAACAGGTACTACCGACAAAGCCGGTGCCTCTTTCGTTGGAACAACCGTTGAAAAAGGAATGCGTATCATTACGGTTGTTTTAAATGCGGACCAACAAGATAGCAACCCTTATGCACGTTTTACTGTAACTTCTTCACTTTTAGATTATGTTTCTGCGAACTTTGCTTTAAAAACTGTCGTTCAGAAAGGCGAAACCTACAAAGATAGTAAAGTGACAGTCCTTGACGGGAAAGAAGATAAGGTAGCCGCAATTGCTAAGTCAGATATTGCAATCGTCCAACGAGTTGGAAGTGAAACAACATCAGCTCTTCAATTCACACCAAAATCAGAAATAGCTCCACTGGAAGAAGGCAAGGTTGTCGGTACTCTAACCTATGACGATCAGGATTTGGTCGGTCAAGGTTATCTCACTTCTGAAAAACCTTCTTTTGAAATGGTCGCTGAAAAGAAAGTAGAAAAAGCCTTCTTTTTAAAGGTTTGGTGGAATCGTTTTATCCGCTTTATCAATGAGAAGCTATAAAAAAATCGCGAAG is a window from the Streptococcus oralis genome containing:
- the ffh gene encoding signal recognition particle protein: MAFESLTERLQNVFKNLRKKGKISEADVQEATKEIRLALLEADVALPVVKDFIKKVRERAVGHEVIDTLNPAQQIIKIVDEELTAILGSDTAEIIKSPKIPTIIMMVGLQGAGKTTFAGKLANKLKKEENARPLMIAADIYRPAAIDQLKTLGQQIDVPVFALGTEVPAVEIVRQGLEQAQANHNDYVLIDTAGRLQIDELLMNELRDVKALAQPNEILLVVDAMIGQEAANVAREFNAQLEVTGVILTKIDGDTRGGAALSVRHITGKPIKFTGTGEKITDIETFHPDRMSSRILGMGDMLTLIEKASQEYDEQKALEMAEKMRENTFDFNDFIDQLDQVQNMGPMEDLLKMIPGMANNPALQNMKVDERQIARKRAIVSSMTPEERENPDLLNPSRRRRIAAGSGNTFVEVNKFIKDFNQAKQLMQGVMSGDMNKMMKQMGINPNNLPKNMPNMGGMDMSALEGMMGQGGMPDMSALGGAGMPDMSQMFGGGLKGKIGEFAMKQSMKRMANKMKKAKKKRK
- a CDS encoding putative DNA-binding protein, which codes for MEIEKTNRMNALFEFYAALLTDKQMNYIELYYADDYSLAEIAEEFGVSRQAVYDNIKRTEKILEDYEMKLHMYSDYIVRSQIFDQILERYPKDDFLQEQIEVLTSIDNRE
- the tuf gene encoding elongation factor Tu is translated as MAKEKYDRSKPHVNIGTIGHVDHGKTTLTAAITTVLARRLPSAVNQPKDYASIDAAPEERERGITINTAHVEYETAKRHYAHIDAPGHADYVKNMITGAAQMDGAILVVASTDGPMPQTREHILLSRQVGVKHLIVFMNKIDLVDDEELLELVEMEIRDLLSEYDFPGDDLPVIQGSALKALEGDTKYEDIIMELMDTVDEYIPEPERDTDKPLLLPVEDVFSITGRGTVASGRIDRGTVRVNDEIEIVGIKDETQKAVVTGVEMFRKQLDEGLAGDNVGVLLRGIQRDEIERGQVIAKPGSINPHTKFKGEVYILTKEEGGRHTPFFNNYRPQFYFRTTDVTGSIELPAGTEMVMPGDNVTIDVELIHPIAVEQGTTFSIREGGRTVGSGMVTEIEA
- a CDS encoding AI-2E family transporter — translated: MFRRNKLFFWTAEILLLTLIFYLWREMGAIITPFVTVVNTIMIPFLLGGFFYYITNPIVTFLEKRCKINRLIGVLVTLCALIGAIVVGVVYLLPILINQLTSLIISSQNIYSRLQDLIIDLSMNPVFQNIDIQQTIQQLNLSYVDILQNILNSVSNSLGSVLSALFSTVLILIMTPVFLVYFLLDGHKLLPMLERTVLKHDKLNLSSLLTNLNATIARYISGIAIDAVIIGCLAYIGYSVIGLKYALVFAIFSGIANLIPYVGPSIGLIPMVIANVFTDPHRMLIAVAYMLIIQQIDGNVLYPRIVGGVMKVHPITILVLLLLSSNIYGVIGMIVAVPTYSILKEITKFLAKLYENHKEAKELEKSESI
- the pbp3 gene encoding D-alanyl-D-alanine carboxypeptidase PBP3 produces the protein MKKIILSFITLFVFGTVSTVSAQEFDVAAKHAIAVEATTGKILYEKDAKQPVEIASITKLVTVYLVYEALEQGTISLSTPVDISDYPYKLTTNSEASNVPMEARNYTVEQLLEATMVSSANSAAIALAEKIAGSEKDFVDKMRAKLLEWGIQDATIVNTTGLNNETLGDNIYPGSKKDDENKLSAYDVAIVARNLIRDYPQVLEITKKPTSTFAGLEIHSTNYMLEGMPAYRGGVDGLKTGTTDKAGASFVGTTVEKGMRIITVVLNADQQDSNPYARFTVTSSLLDYVSANFALKTVVQKGETYKDSKVTVLDGKEDKVAAIAKSDIAIVQRVGSETTSALQFTPKSEIAPLEEGKVVGTLTYDDQDLVGQGYLTSEKPSFEMVAEKKVEKAFFLKVWWNRFIRFINEKL